A genomic window from Punica granatum isolate Tunisia-2019 chromosome 2, ASM765513v2, whole genome shotgun sequence includes:
- the LOC116194559 gene encoding probable methyltransferase PMT23: protein MAIPSSTVQAVLKERKYPFILLAATLLLIFLTLLLSFSSTGGSSLFPRPLLFSSSDLRISSSSSSASSPPPPPLVSSLPPLDSASATTSSSSSASPPPHPPTAPSLDLGPPPRNSAGAPNSSSPAPSDDTDLGKAEAERFKWSLCQGPSAVDYIPCLDNLKAIKALKSRQHMEHRERHCPSQNPRCLVPIPTGYKVPVRWPKSRDMIWYNNVPHPKLVEYKKDQNWVQKYGEYFVFPGGGTQFKHGVTKYIELIEKALPEVKWGKHVRVVLDIGCGVASFGGALLDRDVITMSFAPKDEHEAQIQFALERGIPATLAVIGTTKLTFPDNAFDMLHCARCRVRWDADGGKPLLELNRILRPGGYFIWSATPVYRKDERHRSIWNATAALAKSMCWKVVARTGGSSWFGLVIYQKTTSSSCLETQQRSEPPLCKNQGQPNSSWYAPLSECISRLPADTSWPAPWPERLKSRPISLSAESETRKTFQEDTKHWSALISDVYSEGIGINWTSLRNVMDMNAGYGGFAAALIDMPIWVMNVVPNDMQDTLSIIYDRGLIGVYHDWCESFNTYPRTFDLLHSSFLFKNLTQRCDIVEVVAEIDRILRPGGYLLVQDTGDTFEKLRPILLSLYWRVSIHQEQFLVGVKGFWRPEGGNVDR, encoded by the exons ATGGCAATCCCATCGTCGACGGTGCAAGCCGTCCTCAAAGAGAGGAAGTACCCGTTCATCCTCCTCGCCGCCACGCTCCTCCTTATCTTCCTCaccctcctcctctccttctCTTCCACCGGCGGCAGCTCCCTCTTCCCCCGCCCcctcctcttctcctcctctgATCTCCgtatctcctcctcctcctcctctgcttCCTCACCGCCGCCTCCTCCATTGGTCTCGAGCCTGCCACCCCTAGACAGTGCCAGTGccaccacctcctcctcctcctctgcttCCCCACCACCACATCCTCCAACAGCTCCTTCACTGGACTTGGGCCCGCCACCCCGAAACAGTGCCGGTGCCCCCAACTCCTCATCACCCGCTCCATCAGATGATACGGATCTTGGTAAGGCCGAAGCGGAGAGGTTCAAGTGGTCCCTATGTCAGGGCCCATCCGCAGTGGACTACATCCCCTGCCTGGACAACCTTAAGGCCATCAAGGCACTCAAGAGCAGGCAGCACATGGAGCACAGGGAGCGGCATTGCCCCAGCCAGAACCCACGCTGCCTGGTCCCCATCCCGACGGGATACAAGGTTCCCGTTCGGTGGCCTAAGAGCAGGGATATG ATCTGGTACAATAATGTTCCTCATCCGAAGCTCGTCGAGTACAAGAAGGACCAGAATTGGGTGCAAAAATACGGGGAGTATTTTGTCTTTCCGGGAGGAGGAACTCAGTTCAAACACGGAGTTACCAAGTACATTGAACTAATAGAGAAG GCTCTACCGGAAGTAAAATGGGGAAAGCACGTGAGAGTGGTCTTAGACATAGGGTGTGGAGTGGCGAGCTTCGGGGGTGCTCTGCTTGACAGGGATGTTATTACAATGTCCTTTGCGCCAAAGGACGAACATGAAGCTCAGATTCAGTTTGCTCTAGAAAGAGGGATTCCTGCTACCCTTGCGGTTATCGGGACCACGAAATTGACATTTCCCGATAACGCTTTTGATATGTTACACTGTGCGAGGTGCAGGGTTCGTTGGGATGCAGATG GTGGGAAGCCTTTGTTGGAGCTCAATAGAATTCTCAGGCCCGGAGGGTACTTTATCTGGTCCGCCACACCGGTGTATAGGAAGGATGAGAGGCATCGGAGCATTTGGAATG CAACGGCCGCATTAGCGAAGTCCATGTGCTGGAAAGTTGTGGCTAGGACGGGCGGCTCCTCTTGGTTCGGGCTCGTTATATATCAGAAAACCACATCCTCTTCCTGCCTCGAAACCCAACAAAGGAGTGAGCCACCTCTCTGTAAGAATCAGGGGCAACCTAACAGTTCATG GTATGCGCCTCTAAGTGAATGTATCTCAAGGCTTCCGGCTGATACCTCGTGGCCAGCTCCATGGCCGGAGAGGCTCAAGAGTAGACCTATTAGCCTTTCGGCTGAATCAGAGACCAGGAAGACGTTTCAAGAGGACACAAAACATTGGTCTGCACTTATATCTGATGTATACTCGGAGGGCATTGGGATTAACTGGACAAGCTTGAGAAATGTGATGGACATGAATGCTGGTTACGGAGG ATTTGCGGCGGCCCTTATTGATATGCCAATATGGGTAATGAACGTTGTCCCGAACGATATGCAAGACACTCTGTCGATTATATACGACAGAGGATTGATTGGAGTCTATCATGACTGGTGCGAGTCCTTCAACACCTATCCGCGAACATTTGATCTGCTCCATTCGAGTTTTCTGTTCAAAAATCTTACGCAAAG GTGCGACATTGTAGAAGTAGTCGCGGAGATTGATCGGATACTGAGACCGGGCGGATATCTTCTGGTGCAAGACACAGGCGATACGTTTGAGAAGCTGAGGCCGATCTTACTTTCACTTTACTGGAGAGTGAGCATTCATCAGGAACAGTTTCTGGTCGGCGTAAAAGGGTTTTGGCGACCGGAAGGTGGAAACGTCGACCGGTGA
- the LOC116194560 gene encoding probable methyltransferase PMT23, with amino-acid sequence MAVPSSSSSSVQSLIKERKYPFILLSATLLFIFLTLFLSLSGLASPLGLYSRPQLFSSSEDLHISTSSSSPPQPLVASSFGSPPQPPGNNNAASPPPSDDDRDLVRAEAARFKWSLCKGPVAVDYIPCLDNYQAIKALKSKRHMEHRERHCPSPAPRCLVPFPTGYRVPVPWPKSRDMIWYDNVPHPKLVEYKKDQNWVQKKGDYLVFPGGGTQFKYGVSKYIELIEKTLPVIEWGKHVRVVLDVGCGVASFGGALLDRDVITMSFAPKDEHEAQIQFALERGIPATLSVIGTQKLVFPDNAFDLIHCARCRVHWDASGGKPLLELNRIMRPGGFFIWSATPVYMNDEKHQSVWNSMVALTKSMCWEVVAMAVDSSGVGLVIYQKPVSYSCYETRQERNPPLCENQGQPNNSWYVPLSGCISRLPVDTKWPTPWPDRLKSRPLSLSSGFEAEQLFREDTKHWSSLISDVYSEGIGINWTNVRNVMDMNAGYGGFAVALIDMPIWVMNVVPIEMQDTLSVIYDRGLIGVYHDWCESFNTYPRTFDLLHSSFLFKNLSQRCDIVEVIVEIDRILRPGGYLLVQDTGDTIKKLRPILLSHFWRVTIHQEQFLIGIKGFWRPEGGTVSR; translated from the exons ATGGCGGTCCCGTcgtcatcttcatcatcagtGCAATCCCTCATCAAGGAGAGGAAGTACCCCTTCATCCTCCTCTCCGCCACCctcctcttcatcttcctcaccctattcctctccctctccggCCTCGCCAGCCCCCTTGGTCTCTACTCCCGCCCCCaactcttctcctcctccgaAGATCTCCACAtctccacctcctcctcctccccgcCTCAGCCCCTTGTAGCCTCTTCATTCGGGTCCCCTCCCCAGCCTCCCGGAAACAATAACGCCgcatctcctcctccttccgaTGATGACCGGGATCTCGTTCGGGCCGAGGCCGCGAGGTTCAAGTGGAGCCTTTGTAAGGGCCCGGTCGCGGTGGACTACATCCCCTGCCTCGACAACTACCAGGCCATCAAGGCGCTCAAGAGCAAGCGGCACATGGAACACAGGGAGCGGCACTGCCCCAGCCCGGCCCCCCGCTGCCTGGTCCCGTTCCCGACTGGTTACAGGGTTCCGGTTCCATGGCCTAAGAGCAGGGACATG ATATGGTACGATAATGTTCCTCACCCGAAGCTCGTGGAGTACAAGAAGGATCAGAATTGGGTGCAAAAAAAGGGCGATTATTTAGTCTTTCCTGGAGGAGGAACACAGTTCAAATACGGAGTTTCCAAGTACATCGAGCTAATAGAGAAG ACTCTACCAGTCATAGAATGGGGAAAGCATGTCAGAGTGGTTTTAGATGTCGGCTGTGGGGTTGCGAGCTTTGGGGGTGCTCTGCTCGATAGGGATGTTATCACGATGTCCTTCGCGCCAAAGGATGAACACGAAGCTCAGATTCAGTTTGCTCTGGAGCGAGGGATCCCTGCTACTCTCTCAGTTATTGGGACCCAGAAACTGGTTTTCCCTGATAACGCATTTGACCTGATTCACTGTGCGAGATGCAGGGTCCATTGGGATGCAAGCG GTGGGAAGCCCTTGTTGGAGCTCAACAGGATTATGAGGCCCGGAGGGTTCTTCATTTGGTCTGCTACACCGGTTTATATGAACGATGAGAAGCACCAGAGTGTCTGGAATT CAATGGTTGCATTAACCAAGTCTATGTGCTGGGAAGTGGTGGCTATGGCGGTTGATTCTTCTGGGGTCGGGCTCGTCATATATCAGAAGCCCGTGTCATATTCCTGCTATGAAACCCGCCAAGAGAGAAACCCGCCTCTTTGTGAAAACCAAGGCCAACCTAACAATTCATG GTATGTGCCTCTGAGTGGTTGTATCTCAAGGCTTCCAGTTGATACGAAGTGGCCGACTCCATGGCCGGATAGGCTCAAGAGTAGGCCTCTCAGCCTGTCAAGTGGATTTGAGGCCGAGCAATTGTTTCGAGAGGACACTAAGCATTGGTCCTCCCTCATATCAGACGTGTACTCGGAGGGCATAGGTATAAATTGGACGAACGTGAGAAATGTGATGGACATGAATGCTGGTTATGGAGG ATTTGCAGTGGCACTCATTGATATGCCGATATGGGTAATGAACGTGGTCCCGATAGAGATGCAAGACACTCTGTCCGTAATATATGACAGAGGGTTGATAGGAGTCTATCACGATTGGTGCGAGTCTTTCAACACCTACCCTCGAACATTCGATCTGCTTCATTCGAGTTTTCTCTTCAAAAATCTGTCGCAAAG GTGCGACATTGTAGAAGTAATTGTGGAGATAGATCGGATACTGAGACCGGGCGGGTACCTTCTGGTGCAAGACACAGGCGATACAATTAAGAAGCTTAGGCCGATcttgctttcgcatttctgGAGAGTGACAATTCATCAAGAACAGTTTCTCATCGGCATCAAAGGCTTTTGGCGTCCGGAAGGTGGAACTGTTAGTCGGTGA